A single Ketogulonicigenium vulgare WSH-001 DNA region contains:
- the fdxA gene encoding ferredoxin FdxA, whose amino-acid sequence MTYVVTENCIACKYTDCVEVCPVDCFYEGENTLVIHPDECIDCGVCEPECPADAIRPDTEPDMEKWVEFNRKYSEMWPVITSRRDPLPGYEEMDGKPGKLALLSENPGLGG is encoded by the coding sequence ATGACCTATGTCGTGACCGAAAACTGTATCGCCTGCAAATACACCGACTGTGTCGAAGTGTGTCCGGTCGATTGTTTTTACGAGGGCGAGAATACGCTGGTCATCCATCCCGACGAATGTATCGACTGCGGTGTCTGCGAGCCGGAATGCCCCGCCGACGCGATCCGTCCCGACACCGAGCCGGATATGGAAAAATGGGTCGAGTTCAACCGCAAGTATTCCGAGATGTGGCCCGTGATCACATCGCGCCGCGATCCGCTGCCCGGATATGAGGAAATGGACGGCAAGCCCGGTAAACTGGCGCTTTTGTCGGAAAATCCCGGTCTGGGTGGCTGA
- a CDS encoding RNA-binding S4 domain-containing protein, with translation MSEPRLTLRLDKWLWHARFCKSRAIAHALVVEGRIRVNGQPTDKPARAVGYADVLTFMQGGRVRVVRVLDIGTRRGPAEEARLLYEDLTADTAPSAVVPEM, from the coding sequence GTGAGCGAGCCGCGTTTAACTCTTCGACTGGATAAATGGCTTTGGCACGCCCGCTTTTGCAAAAGTCGTGCCATTGCCCATGCTTTGGTGGTCGAGGGGCGCATACGCGTGAATGGCCAGCCGACCGATAAACCCGCAAGGGCGGTCGGCTATGCCGATGTGTTGACCTTTATGCAAGGTGGACGCGTGCGGGTCGTGCGGGTGCTGGATATCGGCACCCGTCGCGGCCCGGCAGAGGAAGCCCGGCTGCTGTATGAAGATCTGACAGCCGACACTGCACCCTCTGCCGTTGTGCCAGAGATGTAA
- the rpoH gene encoding RNA polymerase sigma factor RpoH has protein sequence MSTYTNLPAPSPEQGLSRYLQEIRKFPMLEPEQEYMLARNWVDHGDTQAAHKLVTSHLRLAAKIAMGYRGYGLPQAEVISEANVGLMQAVKRFDPEKGFRLATYAMWWIRASIQEYILRSWSLVKLGTTSAQKKLFFNLRKAKARIGALEEGDLRPEHVQRIAHDLGVPEEEVVNMNRRLSGGDASLNAMVGGDDDSSTQWQDWLEDEDSDQAADFEARDELDARRVLLEAAMEDLNDRERDVLMMRRLQDPPVTLEELSEKYSVSRERIRQIEVRAFEKLQKRMTQLARDKGMLEMA, from the coding sequence ATGTCGACTTACACGAACCTTCCCGCTCCTTCACCCGAGCAGGGACTTTCCCGTTACCTGCAAGAGATCCGTAAATTCCCGATGCTCGAACCCGAGCAGGAATATATGCTGGCCCGCAACTGGGTCGATCATGGTGATACGCAAGCCGCGCATAAGCTGGTGACAAGCCATCTGCGTTTGGCCGCCAAGATTGCCATGGGCTATCGCGGTTATGGCCTGCCGCAGGCCGAGGTGATTTCCGAAGCGAACGTCGGCCTGATGCAGGCTGTGAAACGCTTTGACCCTGAAAAGGGCTTCCGTCTTGCGACCTATGCGATGTGGTGGATCCGTGCCTCGATCCAGGAATATATCCTGCGCTCGTGGTCGTTGGTGAAACTGGGCACCACCTCGGCGCAGAAAAAGCTTTTCTTCAATCTGCGCAAGGCCAAAGCCCGCATCGGTGCATTGGAAGAGGGCGATCTGCGCCCCGAACATGTCCAGCGCATCGCGCATGATCTGGGCGTGCCCGAGGAAGAAGTCGTCAACATGAACCGCCGTCTGTCGGGGGGTGATGCCTCGCTGAACGCGATGGTGGGGGGCGATGACGATAGCTCGACCCAATGGCAGGACTGGCTTGAGGACGAGGATTCCGACCAGGCCGCCGATTTCGAGGCCCGCGACGAGCTGGACGCCCGCCGCGTGCTGCTGGAAGCTGCGATGGAAGATCTGAATGATCGCGAACGCGATGTGCTGATGATGCGCCGTCTGCAAGATCCGCCGGTGACGCTGGAAGAGCTGTCCGAGAAATACAGCGTCAGCCGCGAGCGGATCCGCCAGATCGAGGTCCGCGCCTTTGAAAAGCTGCAAAAGCGTATGACCCAATTGGCCCGCGACAAGGGCATGTTGGAAATGGCCTAA
- a CDS encoding tetratricopeptide repeat protein, producing the protein MLLVTAGPVLAEATESELMEQLRTAEDPEAATIAEEIRAIWAHSGSATIDLLMRRAEAASEAEDNRSAIWHLSTVIDYAPDYPEAYLERARAFLREGQAGQAAADLATVIKANPENFDALRLLGITFAIIGDTEAADLAYARALALYPAMPAPRGGQWGPDGAADGTAI; encoded by the coding sequence ATGCTGCTGGTGACGGCTGGCCCCGTGTTGGCTGAAGCCACTGAATCCGAGCTGATGGAACAGTTGCGCACCGCCGAGGACCCCGAGGCCGCGACCATCGCCGAGGAAATCCGCGCGATCTGGGCGCATTCCGGTTCGGCCACCATCGACCTGCTGATGCGCCGCGCCGAAGCCGCCAGCGAGGCCGAGGATAACCGCAGTGCCATCTGGCATCTGTCCACCGTCATCGACTATGCGCCCGATTATCCCGAGGCCTATCTGGAACGCGCCCGCGCCTTTTTACGCGAGGGGCAGGCCGGTCAGGCCGCTGCCGATCTGGCCACTGTCATAAAAGCCAACCCCGAAAATTTTGACGCATTGCGCCTGTTGGGCATTACATTCGCGATCATTGGTGATACCGAAGCCGCCGATCTCGCGTATGCGCGCGCGCTTGCACTTTATCCTGCCATGCCTGCTCCGCGCGGGGGCCAATGGGGCCCCGATGGCGCGGCTGACGGCACGGCAATCTGA
- a CDS encoding helicase-related protein — protein MPTPTRVTAVLGPTNTGKTHYAIDRMLSYRTGIIGLPLRLLAREVYDRIVAARGPSVVALVTGEERIIPDRVQYWVCTVEAMPDGMGCDFVAIDEIQLCADPERGHIFTDRLMYARGLHETLFLGSETMRPAIAALVPGVQFIRRERFSTLTYTGPQKIARMPERAAIVAFSVDEVYAIAEYIRRTRGGAAVVMGALSPRTRNAQVALFQSGDVDYLVATDAIGMGLNLDISHVAFSALRKFDGHRMRDLHADELAQIAGRAGRHLSPGTFGVTGDVPEMDAEDVAAIEAHQFRPVSRLQWRNSRLQFGSVNRLIQTLEEKTQNPWLGRVRESDDLAALKALAGNPEVFARATDGKSVQLLWDVCRIPDFRGLGRGEHAGMLATIYNFMHQFGAVPGDYLAQQVQRLDRTDGNIDTLAKRLAHIRTWTYVSQRKGWVREESHWRAETRAVEDRLSDALHNALTQRFVDRRTSVLARRLKQKEVLVAEVSDKGEVTVEGEFVGRLEGFRFRADKAATPDEAKTLRQAAAVALAPQFHLRADRFYNAPDTEIDFTEQGGLMWGEHAVGKLVAGSEPLRPQVTVFVDEEAGAEVIQKVQRRLQHFIDRKIAAAMEPLLALTKDEALTGLARGFAYRMGEHFGIIPRGEVADEVKALDQEARSALRKHGIRFGQMTVFQPLLLKPAPTRLRLVLWSLAKGLNEFPDAPPPGLVTVPAVQGAPAGYYAMAGYRAAGERAIRIDMLERLADMLRDKDSRAGFEASADMLSITGLSLEQFAALMEGIGYQAVKAERPKVRAVKAEEPAVSTEETAEAAPEAVETPAEGATDVPAEVEVFYTFTWGARPQRRERPEGQRRRPAAAAATAPEGATGDKPARKGGDRPRRDFKSDAKPEGERSEGGRPRGKGGKPGQGRGDKPRGDKPAGRQAPFEAQAPRPAKIDPDNPFAMALASFKTK, from the coding sequence ATGCCAACGCCCACGCGCGTGACCGCCGTTCTTGGCCCAACGAACACCGGCAAAACCCATTACGCGATCGACCGGATGCTGAGTTATCGCACCGGCATCATCGGCCTGCCTTTGCGCCTTTTGGCGCGCGAGGTCTATGACCGCATCGTTGCGGCGCGTGGCCCCTCGGTCGTGGCGCTGGTGACGGGCGAGGAGCGGATCATCCCCGACCGCGTGCAATATTGGGTCTGCACGGTCGAGGCGATGCCCGACGGTATGGGCTGTGATTTCGTCGCGATTGACGAGATCCAGCTCTGTGCCGACCCGGAGCGCGGCCATATTTTTACCGACCGCCTGATGTATGCGCGCGGCTTGCATGAGACGCTGTTTCTGGGGTCTGAAACCATGCGTCCCGCGATTGCGGCGCTGGTGCCCGGCGTGCAGTTCATCCGGCGCGAGCGATTCTCGACCCTGACCTATACCGGCCCGCAGAAAATCGCGCGTATGCCCGAGCGCGCGGCGATTGTCGCCTTCTCGGTCGACGAGGTTTATGCCATCGCGGAATATATCCGCCGCACGCGGGGCGGGGCGGCTGTGGTGATGGGCGCGTTGTCACCGCGCACCCGCAATGCGCAGGTGGCTTTGTTCCAAAGCGGCGACGTCGACTATCTGGTCGCAACTGACGCGATCGGTATGGGGCTGAACCTGGATATCAGCCATGTCGCCTTCTCGGCCCTGCGTAAATTCGACGGCCACCGGATGCGCGATCTGCACGCAGACGAGCTGGCGCAGATCGCAGGCCGCGCGGGCCGCCACCTGTCCCCCGGCACCTTTGGCGTCACCGGCGATGTGCCGGAAATGGACGCCGAGGATGTCGCCGCGATCGAGGCGCATCAGTTCCGTCCCGTCTCGCGTCTGCAATGGCGCAATTCCCGTCTGCAATTTGGCAGCGTGAACCGCCTGATCCAGACGCTCGAGGAAAAGACTCAGAACCCGTGGTTGGGCCGCGTGCGCGAAAGTGACGATCTGGCCGCGCTCAAGGCGCTGGCGGGCAACCCAGAGGTTTTCGCCCGCGCGACGGATGGAAAATCCGTGCAACTTCTGTGGGATGTCTGCCGAATCCCCGATTTTCGCGGCCTTGGCCGGGGCGAACATGCTGGCATGTTGGCAACGATTTACAACTTTATGCACCAATTTGGTGCGGTTCCCGGCGATTATCTGGCGCAGCAAGTTCAGCGTCTTGACCGCACCGACGGGAACATTGACACTCTTGCCAAGCGCCTCGCGCATATCCGCACTTGGACCTATGTCAGCCAACGCAAAGGCTGGGTGCGGGAAGAAAGCCATTGGCGCGCCGAAACGCGCGCTGTAGAAGACCGTCTGTCAGACGCATTGCATAATGCGCTGACGCAAAGATTTGTGGACCGGCGGACAAGCGTCCTCGCCCGCCGGCTCAAGCAGAAGGAGGTCCTCGTGGCCGAAGTGAGCGACAAGGGTGAAGTGACGGTCGAAGGCGAATTCGTCGGCCGGCTTGAGGGTTTCCGTTTCCGTGCCGATAAGGCCGCAACACCGGATGAGGCCAAGACATTGCGTCAGGCCGCCGCTGTTGCGCTGGCGCCGCAATTCCATCTGCGGGCCGACCGTTTCTATAACGCCCCCGATACTGAGATTGATTTCACCGAGCAAGGTGGTCTGATGTGGGGCGAGCATGCCGTCGGCAAGCTGGTCGCCGGGTCCGAACCGCTGCGCCCGCAAGTGACTGTTTTCGTTGATGAAGAGGCTGGCGCTGAGGTCATCCAAAAGGTGCAGCGCCGTCTGCAGCACTTTATCGACCGCAAAATCGCCGCCGCGATGGAGCCGCTTTTGGCCCTGACAAAGGACGAGGCTTTGACCGGCCTTGCCCGCGGTTTTGCGTATCGGATGGGCGAGCATTTCGGCATCATTCCCCGCGGCGAAGTTGCCGACGAGGTGAAGGCGCTGGACCAAGAGGCGCGTTCTGCCCTGCGCAAGCATGGCATCCGCTTTGGCCAAATGACCGTGTTCCAGCCGCTGCTGCTGAAACCCGCGCCGACCCGTCTGCGTCTGGTTTTGTGGTCGCTGGCTAAGGGCTTGAACGAATTCCCCGATGCGCCGCCGCCCGGTCTTGTGACCGTGCCCGCCGTGCAAGGTGCGCCCGCAGGCTACTATGCGATGGCGGGTTACCGCGCCGCAGGCGAGCGTGCGATTCGCATCGATATGCTGGAACGCCTGGCCGATATGCTGCGCGACAAAGACAGCCGCGCGGGTTTTGAGGCCTCGGCCGACATGCTTTCGATCACCGGCCTGTCGCTGGAACAATTTGCCGCACTGATGGAAGGCATCGGCTATCAGGCCGTGAAAGCCGAACGTCCGAAAGTCCGCGCGGTGAAGGCCGAAGAGCCTGCTGTTTCCACTGAGGAAACCGCTGAAGCCGCCCCCGAAGCTGTTGAAACCCCCGCCGAAGGTGCCACGGATGTGCCTGCCGAGGTCGAGGTCTTTTACACCTTCACTTGGGGTGCGCGTCCGCAGCGCCGCGAGCGTCCCGAGGGTCAGCGTCGCCGTCCGGCCGCCGCTGCCGCCACCGCGCCCGAGGGTGCGACCGGCGACAAACCGGCCCGCAAGGGTGGTGACCGCCCCCGTCGCGATTTCAAATCGGATGCGAAACCCGAAGGCGAGCGTAGCGAAGGTGGTCGTCCGCGCGGCAAGGGCGGCAAGCCCGGCCAAGGTCGTGGTGACAAACCGCGCGGCGATAAGCCCGCAGGCCGTCAGGCTCCGTTCGAGGCGCAGGCGCCCCGTCCGGCCAAAATCGACCCCGACAACCCGTTTGCAATGGCATTGGCGAGTTTCAAGACCAAGTGA
- the rpiA gene encoding ribose-5-phosphate isomerase RpiA — MTTFNPAEFAPTGLTPVEMAKFASARRASYFVEQGMRLGLGTGSTAFWLVRVLGHMVREQGLQIRAVPTSERTAEQARAEGIDVVTLQDVGWLDLTIDGADEFDPALNLIKGGGGAHLREKIVATASDRMIVISDASKQVDTLGAFPLPVEIVPFGWQATRHLIEESLLGVDVGARKSTLRMNGTQPYTTDEGNLIIDLHLSRIANARQLSLMLNQIAGVVENGLFVDICDTVVIGHPDGSDEVIDLVADSGLTDDSDASDNIFKDIAD, encoded by the coding sequence ATGACGACTTTTAATCCCGCTGAATTTGCACCGACCGGGCTGACACCTGTGGAGATGGCGAAATTCGCCTCGGCCCGGCGTGCCAGCTATTTCGTCGAACAGGGGATGCGCCTGGGGCTGGGCACCGGGTCAACGGCATTTTGGTTGGTGCGCGTGCTGGGCCATATGGTGCGCGAGCAGGGCCTGCAGATCCGCGCCGTGCCAACATCCGAGCGCACGGCCGAACAGGCGCGCGCCGAGGGGATCGACGTGGTCACCTTGCAAGATGTGGGTTGGCTCGATCTGACGATTGACGGCGCGGATGAATTCGACCCCGCGTTGAACCTGATCAAGGGCGGCGGCGGCGCACATCTGCGCGAGAAAATCGTTGCAACTGCAAGTGACCGCATGATTGTGATCTCCGATGCCAGCAAGCAGGTTGATACGCTGGGGGCCTTTCCGCTGCCGGTCGAGATCGTCCCCTTTGGCTGGCAGGCGACGCGCCACCTGATCGAGGAATCGCTGCTGGGCGTTGATGTTGGCGCGCGCAAAAGCACCCTGCGCATGAACGGCACCCAGCCCTATACGACGGATGAGGGCAATCTGATCATCGACCTGCACCTCAGCCGAATCGCGAATGCGCGGCAGTTGTCGTTGATGCTCAATCAAATTGCGGGCGTGGTTGAAAACGGGTTGTTCGTCGATATCTGCGATACAGTCGTCATTGGTCACCCAGACGGATCGGACGAGGTGATTGACCTTGTTGCAGATAGCGGTCTGACCGATGATAGTGACGCGTCGGATAATATTTTCAAGGACATCGCGGATTAA
- a CDS encoding CarD family transcriptional regulator has translation MSKSKKPEFHPNDYIVYPAHGVGQILSIEEQEVAGFKLELFVIAFEKDKMTLRVPTNKAIEIGMRALASSDVVDHALKTLKGKAKVKKAMWSRRAQEYDEKINSGDLIAIAEVVRDLHRADDQREQSYSERQLYERALERLTRELAAVNGKDEVSMAREIGTLLVGRAA, from the coding sequence ATGAGCAAGTCGAAGAAGCCGGAATTCCACCCGAATGACTATATCGTCTATCCCGCGCATGGGGTTGGCCAGATCCTGTCCATCGAAGAACAGGAAGTCGCCGGCTTCAAGCTGGAACTGTTCGTCATCGCCTTTGAAAAGGATAAGATGACCCTGCGCGTGCCGACCAATAAGGCGATCGAGATTGGTATGCGCGCGCTGGCCTCTAGCGATGTGGTCGATCACGCGCTGAAGACGCTGAAGGGCAAGGCCAAGGTTAAAAAGGCCATGTGGTCGCGACGCGCACAGGAATATGACGAAAAGATCAATTCGGGCGATCTGATCGCGATCGCCGAAGTTGTGCGCGACCTGCACCGCGCCGATGACCAGCGCGAGCAAAGCTATTCCGAGCGTCAACTTTATGAACGCGCGCTAGAGCGTCTGACCCGCGAGCTGGCCGCTGTGAACGGCAAGGACGAGGTCTCGATGGCGCGCGAGATCGGCACCTTGCTGGTAGGCCGCGCGGCGTAA
- a CDS encoding M3 family oligoendopeptidase: MKTPVFDANAIGGNAIGPLPEWDLTDLYPGEDSPELARDLDWLAGECTAFQADYEGKLSSLSAGDMLAAVKRYEEIDIIAGRIMSFAGLSYYQMTTDSERAKFLSDMQDEITNDTTALVFWGLEFNRLDDAHLDGLIAQNADLARYQPIFERMRAMRPYQLSDELEKFLHDQSVVGASAWNRLFDETMAGLSFEVNGETLNIEATLNLLTDDNRPTREAAHVALAKVFRENVKTFARIHNTLAKEKEVEDRWRGFPTPQTARHLANHVEPEVVEALRNAVVAAYPRLSHRYYRLKAKWMGLDVLQVWDRNAPLPRNPQRPISWEEAKDTVLAAYGDFDPRLADLAAPFFTDGWIDAAVKPGKAQGAFAHPTVSTVHPYVLVNYLGKTRDVMTLAHELGHGIHQRLAAGQGELLSSTPLTLAETASVFGEMLTFRKVLDQTTDKAARKALLASKVEDMINTVVRQIAFYDFECKLHAARAEGELTPDDIAVLWMSVQAQSLGDAFEFADGYENFWTYVSHFVHSPFYVYAYAFGDGLVNALYAAYTEGDPDFQQKYFDLLSAGGSKHHSELLKPFGLDATDPKFWDKGLSMIEGFIDELESMED, from the coding sequence ATGAAAACCCCTGTTTTCGATGCGAATGCGATTGGCGGCAACGCGATCGGCCCCCTGCCCGAATGGGATCTGACCGATCTTTATCCCGGCGAGGACAGCCCCGAGCTTGCCCGCGATCTGGACTGGCTGGCGGGCGAATGCACCGCATTCCAAGCCGATTACGAGGGGAAGCTGTCGTCGCTGTCGGCGGGCGATATGCTGGCCGCCGTCAAACGCTATGAGGAAATCGACATTATCGCGGGCCGCATCATGTCGTTCGCAGGCCTCAGCTATTACCAGATGACCACTGATTCCGAGCGGGCGAAATTCCTGTCGGATATGCAGGACGAGATCACCAATGACACCACCGCGCTGGTGTTCTGGGGGCTGGAATTCAACCGCCTGGACGATGCGCATCTGGATGGCTTGATCGCACAAAACGCAGATCTTGCCCGCTATCAGCCTATTTTCGAGCGGATGCGCGCCATGCGCCCCTATCAACTGTCGGACGAGCTGGAAAAGTTCCTGCACGATCAATCGGTGGTCGGCGCCTCGGCCTGGAACCGTCTGTTTGACGAGACGATGGCGGGCCTGTCGTTCGAGGTGAACGGCGAGACGCTGAATATCGAAGCCACGCTGAACCTTTTGACCGATGACAACCGCCCCACGCGCGAGGCGGCGCATGTCGCGCTGGCGAAAGTGTTCCGCGAGAACGTCAAAACCTTTGCCCGCATCCACAACACACTGGCCAAAGAGAAAGAGGTCGAGGACCGCTGGCGCGGCTTCCCCACCCCGCAAACCGCCCGCCACCTTGCGAACCATGTCGAACCCGAGGTGGTCGAGGCGCTGCGCAACGCCGTGGTCGCCGCCTATCCGCGCCTGTCGCACCGCTATTACCGCCTGAAAGCGAAATGGATGGGCCTTGATGTGTTGCAGGTCTGGGATCGCAACGCGCCCCTGCCCCGTAATCCCCAGCGCCCGATCAGCTGGGAAGAGGCAAAGGATACGGTGCTTGCGGCCTATGGCGATTTCGATCCGCGCCTGGCCGATCTTGCCGCGCCCTTCTTTACCGATGGCTGGATTGATGCGGCGGTGAAGCCGGGCAAGGCGCAGGGCGCATTCGCGCATCCGACCGTCTCGACCGTCCACCCCTATGTGCTGGTCAATTACCTTGGCAAAACGCGCGATGTGATGACCCTTGCGCATGAGCTGGGCCACGGCATCCACCAGCGTCTGGCCGCAGGTCAGGGCGAGCTGCTGTCCTCGACCCCGCTGACTTTGGCCGAGACCGCATCGGTGTTTGGCGAGATGCTGACCTTCCGCAAAGTGCTGGACCAGACCACCGACAAAGCCGCGCGCAAGGCGCTGCTGGCCAGCAAGGTCGAGGATATGATCAACACGGTCGTCCGTCAGATCGCCTTCTATGACTTTGAATGCAAATTGCACGCCGCCCGCGCTGAAGGCGAGCTGACCCCCGACGATATCGCGGTGCTGTGGATGTCGGTGCAGGCGCAAAGCCTGGGCGATGCGTTCGAATTCGCCGATGGATACGAGAATTTCTGGACCTATGTCTCGCATTTCGTCCATTCGCCCTTCTACGTCTATGCCTATGCCTTTGGCGACGGGCTGGTGAACGCGCTTTATGCCGCCTACACCGAGGGCGATCCCGACTTTCAGCAGAAGTATTTCGACCTGCTCTCGGCAGGCGGATCAAAGCACCATTCGGAACTGCTGAAGCCCTTCGGCCTGGACGCGACCGATCCAAAATTCTGGGACAAGGGCCTGTCGATGATCGAAGGATTCATCGACGAGCTTGAATCCATGGAAGATTAA
- the coaA gene encoding type I pantothenate kinase: MSPYIEILLSQLQLQQDPAVLADWPKLKELVSLGDRLDQAEVASVHALVARIIAAQVDARKALRDDVSGFLPGTDTPAPFIVGIAGSVAAGKSTIARILHRLIENWPSAPNVQLITTDGFLRPNAQLEARNMLNRKGFPESYRRQLLLDFISDVKSGKPVVTAPVYSHLTYDIIPGKRVEISRPDILIIEGINILQPGTVAPFVSDFIDFSIFVDADHDDLLAWYVERFLTLRDTAFTDPNSYFSKYASLSDAESVEMAHRIWADINEPNLRQNILPTRERADLILHKGRDHRADLLQIRRM, encoded by the coding sequence ATGAGCCCCTATATCGAGATTCTGCTGTCGCAGCTGCAGCTGCAACAAGATCCTGCCGTCCTTGCGGATTGGCCAAAACTCAAAGAGCTGGTCTCGCTTGGCGACAGGCTGGATCAGGCCGAGGTCGCCAGCGTCCACGCCCTTGTCGCGCGGATCATCGCGGCGCAGGTCGATGCGCGCAAAGCGCTGCGCGATGATGTGTCCGGCTTTTTACCCGGCACCGATACGCCCGCGCCTTTTATCGTGGGCATCGCCGGATCGGTCGCGGCTGGCAAATCAACGATTGCGCGCATTCTGCACCGCCTGATCGAAAACTGGCCTAGCGCGCCCAATGTACAGCTGATCACAACGGATGGCTTTTTGCGCCCCAATGCCCAGCTAGAGGCGCGCAATATGCTGAACCGCAAGGGATTCCCCGAATCCTATCGCCGGCAATTGCTGCTCGATTTCATCTCGGATGTGAAATCCGGCAAACCTGTCGTGACCGCGCCGGTTTATTCGCACCTGACCTATGACATTATCCCCGGCAAACGGGTCGAGATCAGCCGCCCCGATATCTTGATCATCGAGGGAATCAATATCCTGCAGCCCGGCACCGTCGCGCCGTTCGTGTCAGATTTCATTGATTTTTCAATCTTTGTCGACGCCGATCACGACGATCTGCTGGCCTGGTATGTCGAGCGGTTCCTGACCCTGCGCGACACAGCCTTTACCGATCCGAACAGCTATTTCAGCAAATATGCCAGCCTGTCGGACGCGGAATCGGTCGAGATGGCCCATCGCATCTGGGCCGATATCAACGAGCCGAACCTGCGCCAAAACATCCTGCCCACGCGCGAGCGCGCCGATCTGATCTTGCACAAGGGCCGCGATCATCGCGCGGATCTGCTGCAAATCCGGCGGATGTAA
- a CDS encoding YjhX family toxin, whose amino-acid sequence MKQKPPGAPRIGCLFTPFYEPSMNISKYEQRALHVLALGGRILHEREKNAKITAVTCFTREGMILSDFDLATFQKLLRKGLIESRLGSPYRISRRGRMSVRAQLNNQG is encoded by the coding sequence GTGAAACAAAAACCGCCGGGCGCGCCGCGCATCGGTTGTCTTTTCACGCCTTTCTACGAGCCATCCATGAATATCTCGAAATACGAACAGCGTGCTTTGCACGTTCTGGCCCTTGGTGGCCGCATTTTGCATGAGCGCGAGAAAAACGCCAAAATCACCGCCGTCACCTGTTTCACGCGCGAGGGGATGATCCTGTCGGATTTTGATCTTGCGACATTCCAGAAACTGCTGCGCAAGGGCCTGATCGAATCCCGCCTTGGCAGTCCCTATCGCATCTCGCGCCGCGGACGGATGTCGGTGCGCGCGCAGTTGAACAACCAAGGCTGA
- a CDS encoding SCP2 sterol-binding domain-containing protein — translation MSDFLNHVAAILTDKVAGQDIPGTVKFHITDRGAVLAGPNGITVGDGPADVTLSASEEVFQSLIAGHSNPVTAFMTGKLQVDGDMGLAMRLSTLFE, via the coding sequence ATGAGCGATTTTCTGAACCATGTAGCCGCGATCCTGACCGACAAAGTCGCAGGTCAAGATATTCCGGGCACAGTGAAATTTCACATCACCGACCGCGGCGCCGTGCTGGCGGGGCCCAATGGCATTACCGTGGGTGACGGTCCCGCTGATGTGACGCTATCGGCCAGCGAAGAGGTGTTCCAGTCGCTGATCGCCGGCCATTCGAACCCCGTGACCGCGTTTATGACCGGCAAATTGCAGGTCGATGGCGATATGGGTCTGGCGATGCGGCTCTCTACATTGTTTGAATGA